Below is a window of Kosmotoga arenicorallina S304 DNA.
AAAACCGAGCAGGACGATATATTTGAAAGTAATTATAGAGGGATTCTCGCCCTATTTAGTAGCGGGAGACGGAATAATAATATCCACGCCAACTGGTTCTACTGCTTATAACCTTGCTGCTGGTGGCGCAATAATCGACCCCGCTTCCAGCGTATACCAGGTAACTCCATTGAGCCCCCATAATCCCTATGTTGGCTGTGTGGTGGTTGGAAATTCGCGAAAGACGACTATAGAACTGCTCGATGACCGTGGCTATCCACTTGATTGTTACAGTGACGGTGTATACGCAGGAAGGCTCAAGGAAGGGCAAAAGGTAGAAGTTATCCTCTCAAGAAAGTCGGTGATATTGCTAAGGCCGAAGGAATTCGATTTTGTTGGTGTAATGAGGGAAAAACTCGCCTTTGGTGGGAGGCTTAGAGATGATTTCCAAAAAAGGTGAAGAAAAACTGGATGAATTACGCGAAGAGCTGCTGAAGTTCGGGCGCTATGTTCAAACTCTTTATAGCAAATCCAAAGTGGCCTTCATCGAACGAAACGAACATCATGCGAGAGATGTGTTGTATTCTACATCTATCATAGACACCTTTCAGCTGAATATCGAAAGAAAAGTTGTGATTGTTGGTGGAACACTTATACTAACCGGAAAGAATTTAAGGTTTGTTACGATGGCAGCTAAACTGGCAGATGAGATGATGCACATAGGCAAACAATGCCTGATGATTTCGAAGTACTCGATGGAGCTATTAAAAGAACCTCCGATAGGCTTTTACAACAGTATGACCAAAATCTCAACCCTTGTCGACGAGATGATTAATAATTCAGTTAAAAACATAAATTCCTTATCAATAGGCATAGCAGAGCAAATGTGTTCAAAATTCAACAAAGTATACAGTTTGCTTGAAAGCATAGAGAAAGAAATAACAGAGACGATGGTTCAAAATCCAGCTATTTCTCCCCAGGGAGTAAAGCTAATAAACCTTTTAAAAATATTCGGGATAATTGCGTCAGCTTCCATGTCATTAACCGAATGCTCGGTATTTATCGAAACGGGAGAGTATTATAGATGCACTGGAAGTGAATTCTTTAAAATAGATAGTTAGAGAAACAGCGATCAAAGTGGAGGAATTCCTATGAGAATTCTGATAAAGTATATCATCAAACAATCCTTGGGATCCTTTTTTATAGGGCTGGGAGGTTTTATACTCTTTGTCAGCCTTGAACTGCTCTATCAGCTATCCGATCTTATAGTTCGCTATAAAGTGGGAATAGATAAACTGTTCATTTTAATATATTTCAACCTGCCTTATTTTATAGTCCTGGGAATTCCTGTCGGGGTTCTTCTTTCTATTTTTTGGACACTTTCAAGAATGAGGTCTGATAACGAACTGATAGCGCTTCAAACTCATGGAGTTACCCTAAAAAGTATAGTGATTCCCTTTCTCATCTTTTCAATGATGCTTTGCCTGGTAGCTTACAGTTTCAACGATTTCATAGTTCCCATATCAAACCGAAAAGCTTCTGAGGCGATAGCCAAATACGTATACAAGAGACCCGAAGTTACATTGAAAGAGAATGCCTTTTTGGAGGATGGAAGAGGGAGATACCTTTACATAAAAAGGATAGACCCCGAAACCGGGGAACTTCAAAATCTCTTACTGTATGACCTTAGCAGCGGTAAAACCCGCGTAATAAGTGCAGAAAGCGCTTCAAAGGAATCCGGTAGATGGATTATGCACGATGGGCGGGTATATGAAACGGACTCAAAAGGCTTTTTGCTTTTCGATATGAAATTCGATTCCCTGGAACTTGAGTTTGAACAGGATATAAACCAATACATAAGGAGCTCAAAATCTCCAAGAGAAATGACAAGCTCTGAACTCAGGAAAAAAATTGACAGTTTTAACAAGCTTGGTGTTGATACGTCTTCACTACAAGTTGCCCTTCAAGAAAAATTATCGAATTCCCTTGCTCCTTTTGTTATCGTTCTCCTCGGTGTGCCTGTTTCGCTTTTTTTGAATTTGAAATCCAGATCCTGGTCAGTAATTCTCACCTTTGTTCTTGTGGTCATCTATCAGGGATCAGGCGCGTGGTTAAGTGCCATGGGAAAGGAAAATTTGTTCAACCCGGTTCTGGCTCCATGGATTCCGAATATACTCTTTACCGTTTTCGGGATGGTAATATTTTCACTTATCGATACCAGAGCATCTTACAGGCTCAGTGAATTTCTGGGAAGGGTTTTCAAGATCAGCGTTATCGTACTTTTGATAAGTATTTCAACTACGCTTTATGCAGGCAATTTAAAGCTCTCAGCTGGCGTGGTTAAGGGAAAAGCAAACGAAGTGCTGCTGACCAACGGAGTGCAGCTTTCCTATAATAGCACTAAAACAAATATTACGGTTACCGCATCAAGCGCTTCTATACTGTTAAGGGGAGAAACCCCTGTATCAATAGCGTTCTGGGGCAATGTTAGATTATCAACCGGCGAAAGCGAAATATTTTCTGATCGTGCAATTGTAGAACTTGATCTGGGAATGGTTCAGGCCCTTAAGGCTTACACCAAAACTGCGATTAAAATTCCGGGAACAGGTTCTAGCGAAGCCAAAAGCGTCAGCTTTTACATTTCAGGCAATTATGTGGAGGCTACTGCTGAGACTACACCAACCGTAGCCTTTCGGGATTCTTCCTTCACTACCTGCGACCTTAAACATCCCCATTATAGTTTCGATGTTAGTTTTGCAAGGCTTAAACCCGGAGAATATCTCGAAGTGGAAAATCTTGTGATGCGAATTCTCGATTTTTCCGTATTTTACTTCCCGTGGTATTATTTCCGTCTTGATGACCCGGAGAGAAGACCTTTTCAGATAGATCTCAGTTCTATCGGCGAAGGAAAAACAACGATTACCCTCAGGTATTTGAAGCTCAACTGGCTAACCCTTAGCTTTTCATGGGAAAGAAATTGGAGAAGCAGTGCGGATTTTTTTAATTTCAAAAGCAATATCTCGACTAATCTTGGAAGCTTCACCGGCCTTTTTCAATATAGTGAAGATGTTTTAAAGGGTGGTTATGATCTTGGCGCTTATATACTTTTGAAGCCAAAGGTAGATGGCACTTTGAACTTTGGGGCTTTGTATCTTGAAGGCAGTCCTTCTGACGCCTTGAAGGATCCCTTCGCTCAACTGGTATTGGGATACAAGACTGTTAATAAAAAGCAAAAGACGGTAACTCCCTTTGAGCTCCAAAATGAAGCAAAACTATATCTTGGAATTTTTAACTATTCATCCCCTTCGAGCGGGAAGGTAAAGAGCTCATTTCTCGGAAACTATGCACTATATACAGAAACAGATGAATCTACGCAATTGTGGGGAATCAATGCAAATCTGGAACTGCCAGTGAATTTTCAATATACTGGAAGAACTTTTGAGGCCTCAAGTAAGAGCAGTAATATCTCCCTGGAACTGGGAAGGTATTCCATCGAGGATGAACTTAAATACTATCTGAACAGCAGTGCTGCTATGTCTATGACTGAACTCGGATTTCAGGATGCAACCTTTGATTTGAAGGAACTTGTCTTTACGATATCATCAAGCGCAACTGCAGAGGGAAATGTGGCTACTTCTCTTCTATTGCCTGAAAACATGGATGAGTTTCAGCTTGATTTGAGCGATTATAACTTCGAATGGGGATATCTTTCCAGCAGTGGGGACCTGTTCAGCACTTTCAACGAAAATAGTGTTGAGATATCCACACCAATTTCAAAGAACGGAATAGGTACAAATAGGGTCACAATTGAAAGCAAAGATCGCAAATTCATACTTACCGGTAATTACGCACTGAGATTCGATAGCACACAGGAGAACATCGCAGAAAAACTCTTCTGGATTGATCCTGTTAAACTCGAATATTCCGGTTTGTTCGATGTAAAATCCGATATGAGTTATAGTACTTTCTATGATGGCAGCTGGCATTTCAAAAACAAGACCACCCTATCCAGGGAAATACCTTTTTTGAACCAAAAGCTTGGAAGCTTGAAATATGTAATGAACCTGAGCCCTTCATATTCACTTGATTTTGAGGCAACCGATACAAAGACACTTATAGATAGTATCTTTTCGGGAATGCCTGCCCTTTCACTTGAAAACGAATTGAATTATTCACCATCAGCTTCCTTCAGCGCTTATGTTCAGTATAACCCAACGATCAATTTGAAAAGCGGGGAGCTAAAAAACCCCGGGAAGTTAGGTGCTGAATTGAAATCAAGAATGCTCAACGCAGAGTTTGAAACCGGCGTGAACTTCGAAGCGCTCTATTCACCTGATGCTTCCTTTTTTGAAACAGGCGAGTTGAAAACAGATGGAAGTATTTCATTTGGAAAATTGAATATTGAGCACAACGAAAAAACTCTCTTTAATTCACTGATAGCAACTGAAACGAGTTTTGATTTTAGTGCTCAATACGGTGCTGTTTCCCATGAGACGAATACCAGTTACTTCTGGAACGAAAGGAAATTGGGCACAGTTAAAAATACCGAAAGAATAAACCTTGAAGAAAATGACCGCAAAGTAGATTTTACCTTTGAGTGGCAACTATCACCTGAATCTACAAAAGCTGAAGACAACCCTTTCAGCATAGGATTGGGTCTTGAGCTCACAAAATCGCTGGAAATTGGTTTTAACATGGAATATCCCTTTATTTACAAGGGCAAAATCTGGCCAGATAGAATTAGCATTCTTTTTGATAAATTCAAAACAAAATATTTTGATATAAGAGGGGCAAAGTTTGATTTTTTGACCGCTGATGCAACTTTTACATCATCATACCCTTTTCCAGACAGATATTTTACGGAGAAATTCGGTACCGGAGAAGGGCGCTTCTACATATTAAGTGTTGACAGCTTTACATTGAACAAGCTAAGAATTGAAAACTTTTTCCTCGCTGCAAAAAAGGCTTCCTTGAATGGGAGCTGGACAATAGCAGCAGGCGCTAATAGATTGTATCTCTCCGATAAGAGATTGGTTTATGGTACCGGAAGGGTTTTCCAGAATTACGGATTATCAGCAGAATTGAAGCTCGACGATGATAACAGCAGCTTTCAGCTTAACATCAACGATTTAAGCCTTGGAAATTCTCTTTTAAGAAGACTAAGCTTACATATAGGCGCTGAGAGCTTTCTTGAAATAGGTACCGGGTATAATGAAATTGACTGGGACACGTTATATGGAAAATCAAGGCCGCTGTATCTTGACCTGCATTGTATGGCTGTAGAAGGGATACTCAGGATTAATTTCTCTGGAACTTCCTTTTTTGACATAGTAGAAATGATAGGAATAAAGTACTATATAAAAGCATTGTCAGACAGATATCTGGTTCTCGGGCTGGATAATGGAAATCCATATTTTAAATTCAAGTTCTGAGGTGGTAAGATGACAGAATACGTTAGGAGAAAAGAGATAATGATCGCCATATCCCGGAAAATTGAAGAATGCACCGCATGTCCTTTAAGCATGGAAAGGACAAATGCTGTTCCCGGTGAAGGCTCTCTGGATAGCCCGGTAGTTTTCGTTGGTGAAGGCCCGGGCGCAGATGAAGATGCAAGCGGAAGGCCCTTTGTTGGGAGAGCCGGGCAATTACTCACTAAGATCCTGGAATCGGTCAATCTTTCAAGGGAAGATGTTTATATTACAAATATCGTGAAATGCAGGCCGCCCAAAAACAGAGTGCCAACCTATGAAGAAATGAAGTCATGTTCTCCCTTTTTGCTTTCGCAGCTATCGGTTATCAAACCAAAGCTCATAGTTGCTCTTGGAGCGACAGCTCTTTCTTTCTTTTTGGAGAACGAAAAAGTGGCAATTACCAAATACCGCGGCCAGCTTTTTGACTGGTACCCCGGAACAAAGGTTTTTGCAATGTTTCACCCAAGCTACTTATTGAGGAATCCGTCAAGAACACCGGGCTCACCAAAATATCTTACATGGGAAGACATTAAGAAAGTCAGGAAGATGTATGACCAGGCACTGAAAGGAGAAGAAATTTCAATATGAATTAGGAGGAGATATTGTGGCTGACAATATTCTGGTTACAGGCGGTGCGGGTTTTATAGGTTCGCACGTTGTAAATGCGCTGATAGAAAAAAATATCATGCCGATAGTAATTGACAACCTCTCTTCTGGTAAAATGGAAAACCTCGATCCAAGAGCGCTTTTTTACCAGCAGGATATCACTGACGATGAAATGATGGAAAAGATTTTTATGGTTCATAAACCGAAGTACGTTTTCCATCTTGCTGCTCAGATTAGTGTTTCGCGCTCGGTAAAAGACCCCATTGAAGATGCACGGATAAACATAACGGGCACGTTGAAATTGCTGGAGTTATCAGTAAAATACGGTGTTGAGAAATTCATATTCTCTTCCACGGGAGGAGCTATATACGGTGATGATGTTTCAACAATTCCGACACCTGAAACAGAATTTCCCAAACCTATTTCTCCTTATGGAATAGCCAAGTTTTCCGTTGAGAATTACCTGAGATTTTATAACTATCAGCATGGACTGAAATACGCTGTGCTGAGATATGCAAATGTTTATGGGCCACGACAGGATCCCCATGGGGAAGCCGGGGTTGTGGCAATATTCTCAGAAAGAATGCTTAAAGGCGAAGAGGTAATAATTTTCGGAGACGGTGAAAATATAAGGGATTATGTATATGTCTCTGACGTTGCAAAAGCCAACCTGCTTGCGATGGAAAAGCTTGAAAATGATGTGATTAATATATGTACAGGCATAGGAACATCCGTAAACCAGCTCTTTGAAGCATTAAGGAAAGCGACGGCATACGCAAAGAAACCGACTTATGCCGATCCGAGACCGGGCGATTTGAGGAAATCCATTTTAAGCTGGGAAAAAGCGAAAAGGCTTATGGGCTGGGAACCTTCTGTGAAACTGAATGATGGGCTGGTGAAAACAGTTGAATTCTTCAGAAAGAAGCTGGGAACCACTTAGTGAACGTTTACGGCCCGAGAATTTTGATGATGTGGTCGGTCAATATCATTTGACGGGGAAAAATGGGATAATAAGAAAAGCTCTT
It encodes the following:
- a CDS encoding NAD(+)/NADH kinase; the protein is MKALAFFNTSRIGKKDIERIGNHLKKRGIEMALCDNYRSCEIKDLQLVLTFGGDGTVLKAVPCALQNSAPILSFKIGSVGFLSAFELNQLNEAIDSYLSSSLVEDRRALLRIESALGTEYALNDFVMERSKPSRTIYLKVIIEGFSPYLVAGDGIIISTPTGSTAYNLAAGGAIIDPASSVYQVTPLSPHNPYVGCVVVGNSRKTTIELLDDRGYPLDCYSDGVYAGRLKEGQKVEVILSRKSVILLRPKEFDFVGVMREKLAFGGRLRDDFQKR
- a CDS encoding phosphate signaling complex PhoU family protein codes for the protein MISKKGEEKLDELREELLKFGRYVQTLYSKSKVAFIERNEHHARDVLYSTSIIDTFQLNIERKVVIVGGTLILTGKNLRFVTMAAKLADEMMHIGKQCLMISKYSMELLKEPPIGFYNSMTKISTLVDEMINNSVKNINSLSIGIAEQMCSKFNKVYSLLESIEKEITETMVQNPAISPQGVKLINLLKIFGIIASASMSLTECSVFIETGEYYRCTGSEFFKIDS
- a CDS encoding LptF/LptG family permease, which produces MRILIKYIIKQSLGSFFIGLGGFILFVSLELLYQLSDLIVRYKVGIDKLFILIYFNLPYFIVLGIPVGVLLSIFWTLSRMRSDNELIALQTHGVTLKSIVIPFLIFSMMLCLVAYSFNDFIVPISNRKASEAIAKYVYKRPEVTLKENAFLEDGRGRYLYIKRIDPETGELQNLLLYDLSSGKTRVISAESASKESGRWIMHDGRVYETDSKGFLLFDMKFDSLELEFEQDINQYIRSSKSPREMTSSELRKKIDSFNKLGVDTSSLQVALQEKLSNSLAPFVIVLLGVPVSLFLNLKSRSWSVILTFVLVVIYQGSGAWLSAMGKENLFNPVLAPWIPNILFTVFGMVIFSLIDTRASYRLSEFLGRVFKISVIVLLISISTTLYAGNLKLSAGVVKGKANEVLLTNGVQLSYNSTKTNITVTASSASILLRGETPVSIAFWGNVRLSTGESEIFSDRAIVELDLGMVQALKAYTKTAIKIPGTGSSEAKSVSFYISGNYVEATAETTPTVAFRDSSFTTCDLKHPHYSFDVSFARLKPGEYLEVENLVMRILDFSVFYFPWYYFRLDDPERRPFQIDLSSIGEGKTTITLRYLKLNWLTLSFSWERNWRSSADFFNFKSNISTNLGSFTGLFQYSEDVLKGGYDLGAYILLKPKVDGTLNFGALYLEGSPSDALKDPFAQLVLGYKTVNKKQKTVTPFELQNEAKLYLGIFNYSSPSSGKVKSSFLGNYALYTETDESTQLWGINANLELPVNFQYTGRTFEASSKSSNISLELGRYSIEDELKYYLNSSAAMSMTELGFQDATFDLKELVFTISSSATAEGNVATSLLLPENMDEFQLDLSDYNFEWGYLSSSGDLFSTFNENSVEISTPISKNGIGTNRVTIESKDRKFILTGNYALRFDSTQENIAEKLFWIDPVKLEYSGLFDVKSDMSYSTFYDGSWHFKNKTTLSREIPFLNQKLGSLKYVMNLSPSYSLDFEATDTKTLIDSIFSGMPALSLENELNYSPSASFSAYVQYNPTINLKSGELKNPGKLGAELKSRMLNAEFETGVNFEALYSPDASFFETGELKTDGSISFGKLNIEHNEKTLFNSLIATETSFDFSAQYGAVSHETNTSYFWNERKLGTVKNTERINLEENDRKVDFTFEWQLSPESTKAEDNPFSIGLGLELTKSLEIGFNMEYPFIYKGKIWPDRISILFDKFKTKYFDIRGAKFDFLTADATFTSSYPFPDRYFTEKFGTGEGRFYILSVDSFTLNKLRIENFFLAAKKASLNGSWTIAAGANRLYLSDKRLVYGTGRVFQNYGLSAELKLDDDNSSFQLNINDLSLGNSLLRRLSLHIGAESFLEIGTGYNEIDWDTLYGKSRPLYLDLHCMAVEGILRINFSGTSFFDIVEMIGIKYYIKALSDRYLVLGLDNGNPYFKFKF
- a CDS encoding uracil-DNA glycosylase, coding for MTEYVRRKEIMIAISRKIEECTACPLSMERTNAVPGEGSLDSPVVFVGEGPGADEDASGRPFVGRAGQLLTKILESVNLSREDVYITNIVKCRPPKNRVPTYEEMKSCSPFLLSQLSVIKPKLIVALGATALSFFLENEKVAITKYRGQLFDWYPGTKVFAMFHPSYLLRNPSRTPGSPKYLTWEDIKKVRKMYDQALKGEEISI
- a CDS encoding SDR family oxidoreductase — encoded protein: MADNILVTGGAGFIGSHVVNALIEKNIMPIVIDNLSSGKMENLDPRALFYQQDITDDEMMEKIFMVHKPKYVFHLAAQISVSRSVKDPIEDARINITGTLKLLELSVKYGVEKFIFSSTGGAIYGDDVSTIPTPETEFPKPISPYGIAKFSVENYLRFYNYQHGLKYAVLRYANVYGPRQDPHGEAGVVAIFSERMLKGEEVIIFGDGENIRDYVYVSDVAKANLLAMEKLENDVINICTGIGTSVNQLFEALRKATAYAKKPTYADPRPGDLRKSILSWEKAKRLMGWEPSVKLNDGLVKTVEFFRKKLGTT